One Aphidius gifuensis isolate YNYX2018 linkage group LG3, ASM1490517v1, whole genome shotgun sequence DNA window includes the following coding sequences:
- the LOC122851341 gene encoding uncharacterized protein LOC122851341 produces MKFINLIFMLISINFISYEVSATGLGDLEEVYTLFMNIWTRVDEGIEEANTGKKPKYQATLFGDKTSSMLEALLDKVDELSVQMETMENRLMDKMQEISDAVKSVPDKVRKDQLLTKISHYIKSIKISYKEVKKLGSKKITKVKAKKIIDKYVREKITDDLREIFIIVLPDDEADEENDRSLLKLMVTLENDEKESKERCDKKNSPQQFLYQLYLTLVSTEMIGYTSLAYGFAINELIRPGKK; encoded by the exons atgaaATTCATAAACTTAATATTTATGCTGAtttcgataaattttataagctATGAAGTATCAGCAACAGGACTTGGTGATCTTGAAGAAGTTTACACATTATTCATGAACATATGGACAAGAGTTGATGAAGGAATTGAAGAAGCAAATACtggaaaaaaaccaaaatatcaAGCAACACTATTTGGTGATAAAACATCATCAATGCTTGAAGCCTTGCTTGACAAAGTTGATGAACTTTCAGTACAAATGGAAACTATGGAAAATCGATTGATGGATAAAATGCAGGAAATTTCAGATGCTGTTAAATCAGTACCAGATAAAGTACGAAAAGATCAGTTACTTACAAAAATATCacattatataaaatcaataaaaataagctACAaagaagttaaaaaattaggaagtaaaaaaataacaaaagttaaagccaaaaaaattatcgataAATATGTACGTGAAAAAATTACTGATGATTTGagggaaatttttattatagtatTACCTGATGACGAAGCTGATGAAGAGAACGATCGAAGTCTTTTAAAACTCATGGTAACATTGGAAAAt GATGAAAAAGAATCAAAAGAAagatgtgataaaaaaaattcgccTCAACAAtttctttatcaattatatttgacACTTGTTTCAACTGAAATGATTGGATATACATCATTAGCATATGGTTTTGCTATCAATGAACTAATTCGTCCAGGTAAAAAATGA
- the LOC122851342 gene encoding ATPase family AAA domain-containing protein 2-like, which translates to MREGDKKWRVQVEAESMEYDHIVGKLIQCTEKWTKPNVKNHDVQLEFEKDIPINSDQPTILDSETNQYVIPSISDTWKDAGQSVLPFMDAQTIGCSPEAPLGGIGLHHRGVAKDSEDSGFLGLTAHTVDYASYLRQSAEKYAQARKLQKEEEDDEDDDDDDDDDDDDDDDDNDNDEDEDDDDDDDDDD; encoded by the exons ATGAGAGAAGGTGATAAAAAGTGGCGTGTACAAGTAGAAGCTGAATCGATGGAATACGATCATATAGTtggtaaattaatacaatGTACTGAAAAATGGACAAAGCCTAATGTTAAAAATCATGa CGTCCAATTGGAGTTCGAAAAAGATATACCTATAAATTCAGACCAACCAACAATACTTGATTCAGAAACAAATCAATATGTAATACCAAGTATAAGTGATACATGGAAAGATGCTGGACAATCGGTACTTCCATTTATGGATGCACAAACTATAGGTTGTTCGCCAGAAGCACCACTTGGTGGTATTGGTCTTCATCATCGTGGTGTAGCTAAGGATTCTGAAGATTCTGGATTTTTGGGACTGACAGCTCACACTGTTGATTATGCTAGTTATTTGAGACAAAGTGCGGAAAAATATGCTCAAGCACGAAAATTACAAAaggaagaagaagatgatgaagatgatgacgatgacgatgacgatgatgatgatgatgatgatgatgataatgataatgatgaagacgaagatgacgatgatgatgatgatgatgatgattaa